The DNA segment CACTCACATCAAATTTCAAATCTATATCACGCAAAACATCTTCAGAGTCGTAACCAAAACTTAAATTTTTAATCACAACATCACTCATAAAACCCAGCTCCCAGCATTTATAATCATAAAAATTCCAAGCGTCATCATCAAAATAATGGCTAAAATTTCAACATATTTTAGCATTTTAAACTCAAACATGCTCTTATTTATCTTAGCACCAAGAACAGCTGCAACAAATATCACTACAGACATTCCAAGCCCCATAAAAACTCCACTTACAATGCCACTTAGATAGCCTTTAAACTCAAAAGCTAGCAAAAACACCATTATCACGCCAGGACAAGGCACGAGCGACGCACCAAGCTTTATGCCAGTTTCGCCCTTAAAGCCTTTAATCGCTCTACAAGCCCCACATCCACACTCTGGCGAGTGAATCGACCATTTTTTTATCTTCGGACGAGAGAATTTCTTAAACAGCATAAAAGTTGCAATACAAACTATCAACACACCGCAAAATATGCTCGTTATATAACCAGCTGTTTTTGTGATATTTTCTAGTGTAAAAAATGTAACACAAACTAGTAAAAACGAGCCACCAACGTGCAATGCTCCAACGCTTAGTGCAAAATTTAAAGCCTTTTTGTAACTCCCGCCATTTGCTATAAAATAAGAGCTAGTAAGCGTCTTCGCGTGACCTGGCCCTGCTGCATGTATAAGCCCATACAAAAATGAAAAAAACGCCACAAACAGCAATGAGCTAAATGAGTTATCGCCACTTTTTAAAATTTGCTTTAACCTGTCTAAATAGCTAAGGCTAAGCCTACTAGCAAGGTCAAATTTCTGCTCATCTGCTTTATCAATCGTGCTAAAATCTTGCTCTTTTTGTATCAGCGTTGAGATACTTGGCTTTTTTTCAAACTCTTTTGCTGAATTTGCATCGCTAAGCGCGAAAAATGCTATATTTGCATTTGAGTTTTGGTTTAGATAAAACCCACTAATATTATGAACCTTTGAGGGCTCAAACATAAAGTTAAAGTAGCCACCATTATCTATCATACTAGCAGAAATCACCAAAGCGTCTTTAAGCTCTAAATTTAGCCTAAAAACTATCTCAAAACTAAGCCTAGAGTTATCAAATTTCATCTGATTTTTTATAACGTCAGGCTCTATGAATTTCTCGCTTTCATTGCCGTAATAGTAGTTTAAACTAAGCAAATATCCGTTTGGCTTAAGATAATCAAGCAAAGATAGGAGTATCTCATTTAGCTCATTTTCATCTAAATTTCCGTCAAAATTTGCGTCATTGCTTTGCAGTGTTAAAGATGAGAAATTCTCAGAAAAGCTCCAAGTAAATTTCACACTCTCTAACACACTAGAACTTGCATTAAAATCCACACTAACATGAGCTGTGGGCGAGTATAGCGAACATAACGCACAAGCAAAAGCCTGTGAGCTAAAAATGGCTAAAAATATAATCTTTTTTAAAAAATTCAATTTGATAAACTAGCTCCTAAAATATCAGCCATCTGCTTCATAACACTCTCCCATTCATACGGAAGTTGATCCACCTCATAAACATCAGCACCACTTTGTTTAGCGACAAGCTGGGCAGCCTTTTTGCTAAAATTTGGAGCGGTAAAAATAATTCTTATCTTATG comes from the Campylobacter mucosalis genome and includes:
- a CDS encoding DUF1007 family protein; this encodes MNFLKKIIFLAIFSSQAFACALCSLYSPTAHVSVDFNASSSVLESVKFTWSFSENFSSLTLQSNDANFDGNLDENELNEILLSLLDYLKPNGYLLSLNYYYGNESEKFIEPDVIKNQMKFDNSRLSFEIVFRLNLELKDALVISASMIDNGGYFNFMFEPSKVHNISGFYLNQNSNANIAFFALSDANSAKEFEKKPSISTLIQKEQDFSTIDKADEQKFDLASRLSLSYLDRLKQILKSGDNSFSSLLFVAFFSFLYGLIHAAGPGHAKTLTSSYFIANGGSYKKALNFALSVGALHVGGSFLLVCVTFFTLENITKTAGYITSIFCGVLIVCIATFMLFKKFSRPKIKKWSIHSPECGCGACRAIKGFKGETGIKLGASLVPCPGVIMVFLLAFEFKGYLSGIVSGVFMGLGMSVVIFVAAVLGAKINKSMFEFKMLKYVEILAIILMMTLGIFMIINAGSWVL